From the genome of Hathewaya histolytica, one region includes:
- a CDS encoding prenyltransferase/squalene oxidase repeat-containing protein, which produces MKKKYVGIVLAFLIAIGSIYSVYKFTSINEKKVSKKDKLSQDYLYNKNSKKEQDKLKESIIKEDKKESDSDNDTSNNKNADIDNGTSSSDNNSINDGSSLISKNNTSQGNSGNGNSSTSNRDVYNNNMGNNKVVGNKSGQIIDKDKDISNNIKDQEDNRNNNKDEDIQKDNINNNGQGSGNKEPNKDSTKDSNNITENKKITPKVQDKDIIKIISKSSDYLKTNNDLSNWDVIALKVAGQNKSSQELKDKKEKLLEYIEKEIKDEGDDYGLLNYSRSALAVLSQDGNPYNFKGTNLVSKIKNMVEAKDESINAQVWGMMVLDILGESYKKEEAIQYLAKEQKSDGGFALFSGIRKSDNLPDITAMTVYSLTMGGNDKNHPIVKKALEHLKVSLEKMNKDKNSQNLESLAQIVMAIVASGDDLSAYTINNQNILDEILTYKVEDGSFKHNKSDKKGNKIATEQALIALSFKKDNINSYVNLRPSVDLPKDNNKGEDNKPNDKDKEDKEEKEEIIDIKVKDVMGKLNTTNGGTITFSRYKNFEKVTIILFDNNNEIKYINDIKLGVSSDNLNLKLDKGSYKGVIKLQGSEKVKIPNFEIE; this is translated from the coding sequence ATGAAAAAGAAGTACGTAGGTATAGTTTTGGCTTTTTTAATAGCAATAGGTAGTATTTACTCAGTGTATAAGTTTACTTCTATAAATGAGAAAAAGGTTAGTAAGAAGGATAAATTATCACAAGACTACCTTTATAATAAAAATAGCAAGAAAGAGCAGGACAAGCTTAAAGAAAGTATCATAAAAGAAGATAAGAAGGAAAGTGACAGCGACAATGATACTTCAAATAATAAAAATGCCGATATTGATAATGGTACAAGTTCTTCAGATAATAACAGTATAAATGATGGAAGTTCATTAATTTCTAAAAATAATACATCACAAGGTAATTCAGGGAATGGAAATTCATCTACAAGTAATAGGGATGTATATAATAATAATATGGGCAACAACAAAGTTGTTGGAAATAAAAGTGGGCAAATTATAGATAAGGATAAAGATATATCAAATAACATTAAAGACCAAGAGGATAACAGGAATAATAACAAAGATGAAGATATTCAGAAAGATAATATTAATAACAATGGTCAAGGGTCAGGAAACAAAGAACCAAATAAAGATTCAACCAAGGATTCAAACAATATAACAGAAAATAAGAAAATTACTCCTAAAGTTCAGGATAAAGACATTATAAAAATAATCAGCAAGTCATCAGATTATTTAAAAACTAATAATGATCTAAGTAATTGGGATGTAATAGCTTTAAAAGTGGCTGGCCAAAATAAATCTTCACAAGAATTAAAAGACAAGAAAGAAAAGTTACTAGAATATATAGAAAAAGAAATAAAAGATGAAGGTGACGATTACGGGCTTTTAAACTACTCAAGATCAGCATTAGCAGTATTATCTCAGGATGGTAATCCATATAACTTTAAAGGTACAAATTTAGTTTCTAAGATAAAGAATATGGTAGAGGCAAAAGATGAATCAATAAATGCACAGGTATGGGGCATGATGGTACTTGATATTTTAGGTGAAAGCTATAAAAAGGAAGAAGCAATCCAATACTTAGCTAAGGAGCAAAAATCAGATGGGGGATTTGCATTATTTAGTGGAATTAGGAAAAGTGATAATCTTCCAGATATTACTGCTATGACAGTATATTCTTTAACTATGGGTGGAAATGATAAAAATCATCCAATAGTAAAAAAAGCATTGGAGCATTTAAAAGTTTCACTTGAAAAAATGAATAAAGATAAAAATAGCCAAAATTTAGAGAGCCTTGCACAAATAGTTATGGCTATTGTTGCATCAGGTGATGATTTAAGTGCTTACACTATAAATAATCAAAATATTTTAGATGAGATTTTAACTTATAAAGTTGAAGATGGAAGCTTTAAACATAATAAATCTGATAAGAAGGGTAATAAAATAGCTACTGAGCAAGCATTAATAGCCCTAAGCTTTAAAAAAGACAATATAAACAGCTATGTAAACTTAAGACCTTCAGTAGACTTACCTAAAGATAACAATAAAGGTGAGGATAACAAACCAAACGATAAAGATAAGGAAGATAAAGAGGAAAAGGAAGAAATAATAGATATAAAAGTTAAGGATGTAATGGGAAAACTGAACACAACAAATGGTGGAACAATTACATTTAGTAGATATAAAAACTTTGAAAAAGTAACAATTATTCTTTTTGATAATAATAACGAAATTAAATATATAAATGATATTAAATTAGGAGTTAGCTCTGATAATTTAAATTTAAAATTAGATAAAGGTTCTTATAAGGGTGTTATAAAATTACAAGGATCAGAAAAAGTGAAAATACCTAATTTCGAAATAGAATAG
- a CDS encoding Ig-like domain-containing protein has translation MSNVKRTKRTALFLALIMMCLTVFNSISFLNVSAKGNEEALIEDGIKASRQRLDKNLGSAFNYDYITALALRRAGSLTSDIANNLNLFPGGDIYNYARNIIGILASGKNPRDFNDKNYVSEIIKLQEEMYKVNNPEKLTFMILALDMVGENYNKQKAITQLLSLSEKEGNKLKLGESIEEYDDFEDEWTNEFREDTGTSALALVALSNHKDIKGVSEAIEGIKNYLKSLQSNTGFIRSKTAYSEDDSTIVTSRTVQGLIAIGENPLGDSWIKDGKSLLDALVSDKSKKDLSAQITAKEVLLALTDLKFKNSAYKEIKYIESSIPARIILSNVKTSVVEGDKFTVLGQVYDLNKLLLEDEEIIWESSDSSIAAINKGNVTTLKPGTVNIVAKVKSKPEVKESFTLVVKGNEGLTKKQKEEITKEINFLKEHFKVYNSYEFLASPAARIAGMDQNHIKENIYKYTSNNSVFNISRTIITLIGAGLNPRDYENVNYVDMLRSTQILNGKEKGQFLYNSEMDKDKADVLSYAILALDMANADYNREFAIKALLDMVDSDKYKDAVGYEEIKVEGIVLTALGKYKNFKGVEATKNTLINFLKEKQNNEGGFNLAKGYFNNSPVATGAVIQGLIANGISPLNSTEWIKNGKTMLDSMLMAKYAGDTPVNWGYSKSGDKVGLDYRSTYHAFGALVDLIENQSMFEKLKLKDTDSITGTAKELNIINSGREKRLIGEEISLKANVYDDKKNLISNAEVTWESSDNTKALVNDGLVKVLKEGSVTITAKVKDTTIESSVNFTLLKDEIKDINISLNKTRLRVGEKVTPIGNAINTLEQIDNTKIVSWASSNENIAKINEHGDIEAISPGKVTIKAFLKGNSIIEKTVEIVVVEKHKSDIKVRVEGAQKTLYKDKISYEFDTETTPIEVLRKAVGEENVEGKELPGMGYFVEGILGERQKPRQGWSYYVVKNDGTIDLPSVGMAAYKEMTDENGVSNVQELVLYMSVYTDDAVLTKIPKINVKEESGKVTFIITDTMEEGTPIEGVKISIEGIGEHITDKNGKAVVDIPKKGRYSAKISKGEPKPELVRHTLDIISNGKEEIKEELIIENITKDIKIVNGSLLQPRIKIRNNKAINQEVFLITALYNEEGKFIKYSSEKAVVEKGKEVQLLTKVSVPEKGEYKAKTFIFDNLDNLEELMETMEIR, from the coding sequence ATGAGTAATGTAAAAAGAACTAAAAGAACAGCTTTATTTCTAGCCTTAATCATGATGTGTCTTACTGTATTCAACAGTATTAGCTTTTTAAATGTAAGTGCCAAAGGAAATGAAGAAGCTCTTATAGAAGATGGAATTAAAGCATCAAGACAACGTTTAGATAAAAATCTTGGTTCTGCATTTAATTATGATTATATAACTGCTTTAGCTTTAAGAAGAGCAGGGAGTTTAACATCAGACATTGCAAATAATTTAAATTTATTTCCGGGTGGAGATATATATAATTATGCTAGAAATATAATCGGAATATTAGCATCAGGAAAGAATCCAAGAGATTTTAATGATAAGAATTATGTTAGCGAAATAATTAAATTACAAGAAGAAATGTATAAGGTTAATAATCCTGAAAAACTAACTTTTATGATATTAGCACTAGATATGGTAGGAGAAAATTACAATAAACAAAAAGCTATAACTCAGCTTTTAAGTCTTTCTGAAAAGGAAGGAAACAAATTAAAACTTGGCGAAAGTATTGAAGAATATGATGATTTTGAAGATGAGTGGACTAATGAATTTAGAGAAGATACTGGAACATCAGCCTTAGCTTTAGTTGCACTTTCAAATCATAAAGACATAAAGGGTGTAAGTGAGGCTATTGAAGGAATTAAAAATTATCTAAAGTCATTACAAAGCAATACTGGGTTTATTAGAAGTAAAACAGCTTATTCAGAAGATGATAGCACCATTGTAACATCAAGAACTGTACAAGGACTTATTGCTATAGGAGAAAATCCATTAGGAGATTCTTGGATAAAGGATGGAAAAAGTCTTTTAGATGCACTAGTATCAGATAAAAGCAAAAAAGATCTTTCCGCACAAATTACAGCAAAAGAAGTGTTGCTTGCTTTAACAGATTTAAAATTTAAAAATTCAGCTTATAAAGAAATAAAATATATAGAAAGTTCTATTCCAGCGAGAATAATCCTTTCTAATGTTAAGACTTCTGTAGTAGAAGGAGATAAGTTTACAGTATTAGGACAAGTATACGATTTAAATAAATTATTATTAGAGGATGAAGAGATAATATGGGAAAGCTCTGATTCCAGTATAGCCGCAATAAATAAAGGTAATGTTACAACATTAAAACCAGGCACGGTAAATATAGTAGCAAAGGTTAAAAGTAAGCCAGAGGTAAAAGAGAGTTTTACTTTAGTAGTAAAAGGAAATGAAGGATTAACAAAAAAACAAAAAGAGGAAATAACTAAAGAAATAAACTTTTTAAAGGAACACTTTAAGGTATATAATTCATATGAATTTTTAGCATCTCCAGCTGCAAGAATTGCTGGAATGGACCAAAATCATATAAAAGAAAATATATATAAATATACAAGCAACAATTCAGTATTTAATATATCAAGAACTATTATAACTTTAATAGGTGCGGGGTTAAATCCAAGAGATTACGAGAATGTAAACTATGTTGACATGCTAAGAAGCACACAGATATTAAATGGTAAAGAAAAAGGACAATTTTTGTACAATTCCGAAATGGATAAGGATAAAGCGGATGTTCTATCATATGCTATTTTGGCTTTAGATATGGCAAATGCTGATTATAATAGAGAATTTGCTATAAAAGCTTTACTTGATATGGTAGACAGTGATAAATATAAAGATGCTGTTGGATATGAAGAAATTAAGGTAGAAGGAATTGTACTAACAGCTTTAGGAAAATATAAAAACTTTAAAGGTGTAGAAGCTACAAAAAACACTTTGATTAATTTCTTAAAAGAAAAACAAAATAATGAAGGTGGATTTAATTTAGCAAAGGGATATTTTAATAATAGTCCGGTTGCAACTGGTGCTGTAATTCAAGGTCTTATAGCAAATGGAATATCTCCATTAAACTCTACAGAGTGGATTAAAAATGGAAAGACTATGTTAGATTCTATGCTTATGGCTAAGTATGCAGGGGACACTCCTGTGAACTGGGGATATTCTAAGAGTGGAGATAAAGTAGGATTAGATTATAGGTCTACTTACCATGCTTTTGGAGCCTTAGTTGATTTAATAGAAAACCAATCAATGTTTGAAAAACTAAAGTTAAAAGATACAGACTCTATAACAGGTACAGCGAAGGAATTAAATATAATTAATTCTGGAAGAGAAAAAAGATTAATTGGTGAAGAAATATCATTAAAAGCTAATGTTTATGATGATAAGAAGAATCTTATAAGTAATGCAGAAGTTACCTGGGAAAGCTCAGATAACACAAAAGCTTTAGTAAATGATGGTTTAGTTAAAGTCTTAAAAGAAGGCAGTGTAACAATCACAGCAAAAGTTAAGGATACAACAATAGAAAGCAGTGTAAACTTTACATTATTAAAAGATGAGATAAAAGATATAAATATTTCGTTAAATAAGACAAGATTAAGAGTAGGGGAAAAAGTGACTCCTATAGGAAATGCTATAAATACTCTAGAACAAATAGATAATACTAAAATAGTATCATGGGCAAGTTCTAATGAAAATATAGCCAAGATAAATGAACATGGCGATATAGAAGCGATATCACCTGGAAAAGTAACAATTAAGGCTTTCCTAAAAGGTAATAGTATAATTGAAAAAACTGTAGAAATAGTAGTAGTAGAAAAGCATAAATCTGATATAAAAGTAAGAGTAGAAGGAGCACAAAAAACTCTATATAAAGATAAAATATCTTATGAATTTGATACTGAAACTACACCTATAGAAGTTTTAAGAAAAGCTGTAGGAGAAGAGAATGTAGAAGGAAAGGAACTACCAGGTATGGGGTATTTTGTAGAAGGCATACTTGGAGAAAGGCAAAAACCAAGACAAGGATGGTCATATTATGTAGTTAAAAATGATGGAACAATAGATTTGCCATCTGTTGGAATGGCTGCATATAAAGAAATGACCGATGAAAACGGAGTTTCTAATGTTCAAGAATTAGTTCTTTATATGTCTGTTTATACGGATGATGCAGTTTTAACTAAAATACCTAAAATAAATGTAAAAGAGGAAAGTGGTAAGGTTACTTTTATCATAACAGACACTATGGAAGAGGGAACCCCTATTGAAGGAGTTAAAATATCAATTGAAGGCATAGGTGAGCATATAACAGATAAGAATGGAAAAGCTGTTGTTGATATTCCGAAAAAAGGTAGGTATTCTGCTAAGATATCTAAAGGAGAACCAAAACCTGAATTAGTTAGGCACACTTTAGATATAATTAGTAATGGAAAAGAAGAAATAAAAGAAGAATTAATTATAGAAAATATTACAAAAGATATTAAAATAGTAAATGGTTCATTGTTACAACCAAGGATTAAGATTAGAAATAATAAAGCTATTAATCAAGAAGTATTTTTAATAACAGCTCTTTATAATGAAGAAGGTAAATTTATAAAGTATAGCTCAGAAAAAGCAGTAGTAGAAAAAGGGAAAGAAGTTCAACTTCTAACAAAAGTAAGTGTACCAGAAAAAGGAGAATATAAAGCTAAAACATTTATTTTTGATAACCTAGATAATTTAGAAGAATTAATGGAAACTATGGAAATACGATAA